Part of the Pangasianodon hypophthalmus isolate fPanHyp1 chromosome 9, fPanHyp1.pri, whole genome shotgun sequence genome is shown below.
ctgtatatgttaTTAGAGTGAGATATAAGTAACAGAAGAAAGCTTTAGGAGTGTATGCGTGTAAACATTCCACTAACGTACAGAAAAATTCCCAGTCACATCACAGCAGCATTCCAATAAACCAGTAGAGCTGGATtccaggggtgtgtgtgtgtgtgtgtgtgtgtgtgtgtgtgggtgtgtgtgtacgtgtctgTGCGAGTATTTTTAACCCCAAACACGGCCtgctttttcaattcaattcagttcagttttatctgtgtagcacttttaacaatggacattgtcacaaagcagctttccagaaatatatatatattcaggaaatgaattataaatttatgaatttatccctaatgaggaagccagaggtgacggtggtgaggaacaTCTCTCttagacgatatgaggaagaaacgttgagaggaaccagactcagaagggaaccatcctcatctgggtgataactgatagtgcaattataaataaatcccttaaCCAGGAAATTCcttatagtttacacatgaaggCTGTTTTGTTGAAggtatcaactgttcactgatggaggctttagtgcaaaactgttcgtggcaattgcagtcctaaaggtATCAGAGCAGTTGTGGTCCAgcgccatcttcatggtttctaagtgttacattcctcagtaatctcatgtatcttcagGCTGTCTGTGTTGGAGGTCATCGTCAGgagcagtgagtgatttccaagtgatgagaactccaagcagaagtagggcatcaggatggatcaggcaggtcgggagagcagaaggggtcaggatcactggcatctcaggagtagcatgtgtagcttcaCTAATAAATGTAGTTGGTTCTATTTACAAAAATAGAAACCCATtagaccctgagcaggataaagcagttagatgtttggatttttcttttattttaatcaaaattgAAATGTAAATTCATGTAAGGTAACATGGTCCTTCTCGTATAAAGATTCAGACATTGAGGATGCTGTGAATAATTATGATTTTCCTAACAGATCTCATTGTCtcaataatcaacaacaagaaAGGCCTAAAAACTGTTCAAGTCACATAacagtgtgttatttatgtGCATGTTAATTTGCTTATATATTGAATTTCTATCATCACTGatcatttttctgttatttgtaacttctcttttttttttgtaaactgatATCTGTTGCATCTGAAAAGACTGCTTTTCATATAAACTAAAGCTCTGAGGTTGTCAGTGAGGTGTATAAGCATCAGATGGCGTCTGTCAGAGTGTCTGCGGTTGTGTTGTTATTCAGGAAACAGCATAATTTAAACAGGAAGACTGAGGTTGAATTTGTCTTTCACGTCTGACAAAGAGCGAGACCACAGCATTCTGTTGCATGTACAGAATGTTTCACAGCACCATGAGAATTTTAAACATGACACACTTCACTAAACACTggatttatataattatatacagtatataatcatGGCTTTACACAGAAAGATAAGATGTTAtagatgttgtgtgatgtttttAGAGCCACTGCCTGGATATgagtttaaaatattatataaaaaaatcttttaatctttatcattgtacataatttaaaatacagtaagGTACATTACTATTACTCATGTTGATAAAGTCATACACTGCCGTGTTTTTAGAGCTTTTCATGCGTTTATTCTGGGAAACTTAGTGCTGTAGGAAGCCATGAGAACACTGCAGTGTACATTCAGGTTGAAAATGAAAGTGTTCTCAGTGCTTTTTAAtctcacactgtgtgtgacaccacacctgtgtgtgtgtgtgtgtgtgtgtctgctttaacacacctgaGTTAAATCAGCAGGTAATTCACTTCTATTGTGGAAGATTTCGTCACATGACTTGAAAATAAACTCAGTTTAAACATCAGCTAAACGGAAATCTAAATAACATGAgcaatttttttcatatatttgcaCACATATGAACATATATCACATTTTAATATGGtctaaaagacaaaaatattattttcccCCCTGAAATTTTCCATCAGAATGCGACATTAAGAAATCTTATCatcaaatgaaaacacaaataaataacttttatgTCATGCTGTCTGGAACATCAATTAAACCGTCATTTAAGAgcagttctggattgtgattggtcagaaggtgttgattaattctctataacagcagctctgacagtagtgcaggtttatattaatgtgctcgctCTAAtccgttatcgtttctatagtaacagctcgttcacagcgacgtgtacagtggacgctccaGTGATAATAAACTCAttaaaaacgtgtaatcgtTGAGATGGTGATGgtttttatggaaggagtctccagtgtcagcgctttgtaacagtcagcggtaaagctgtaaaCTTTTCCGAGTTTTATCTtcagcaggacagaggagtttgcgcttcTTTGAGGTTTCTTGGTAATGTGCGTAACAagatgcgttttttttttgtcttattaacttaaagagaaagaaaaaaaaagagatgctggtgagggaatgagagTTTCTAGCTGATATGAAGttagtgagaacaggaactaacttgtttcactgacgttcagcaacattaaatgtaactataaatggataaaaagtatgacgtgggaaaataatcagctttgaggttgtaagagtaactccacgtcatcacaccacaccgtcACTCAGCATGTAGTCACTGTACACTCCtgtaaaaaaaaggcaaatgtgaagcttttaatggtcttaagaacAGATgattggtgaggaaatgagcaggaatgaagcagatgctctcctgagagctcctgagcctcattcactggtttccttttgctgtttggggaaaagctagaaacaggaaaattcacttctatagtcttcttgtacgcagaatcatgataatgattaaaatatttgatgtaaaattcaaactaacatgtctgggtgtacaacttttccaaaaatatcttctgggattattttttttttttttttaaagatgagtGATTATTTGGTATTTtgctgcacctgatgcagccaTCAAGAGCCacgaggcttaaacatttacagaaaccGAAGAGAAAAGCTCCTTTATCTATCTgtttcactctcactcacttcctgaccaatgatttgttgttcaGATCATTAAACgcttaatattttgctattttttggCTTTACACTGAACAGAGAAACAGTCAGCACtcttacaaaacattttattaacagtAAAAACTTCATTATGTACAAATTAAAATAGTcactttatacaaaaaaaaaaaacaaaaaaaacaacttaaacaTCAAAAAGGTCAGAAAACGATGCTGAAAATCAGAAGAGATGCATTTATACAATATTTCAGGTTAATGATAATAATCACACCACGgcctgtgtgtgagaaacacactcacactgttaAAGGAGATCATCACAACAttcaacacacaacactgttactGTGGACGCGTATAAATACCACCACGCCCCCTAGTGTCCGGCTCAGAGGAGGCTGCCTGGGTAGGGAGCGCGGCTGAGATGAGACGAGGTccttatttcacatttacagcTTCATCATACAGgacaatgataataataataataataataataataataatcccacAATTACAGCAATAACATTCTATAATTTCATCAGTTGTATAATATCATACATCCTGATCTACTTTAAGGCTTTTATTGTGAGATggaaagataataataataataataataataataataataataataatttcacaataaagttattaataaaaacaaaaataatagcaTCTATTTATTCCATGCATAAACTCACTGAGCTGCCGTAAAACTATTAAATTTccatattataataaattccTTAAATTTGATCACAGCTTATGATCTTTATcacgcttttttaaaaaaaaaaaaaataaaataataaatcatttgtaataattttacaataaaatttgattaataaaaaatggtGTCAATTATtataactgttatttttttttcccctcagaagTAGATGTGTTGAAATTTAACCTTCATATCACGATCATTTATCATTTCACTACATTtggggaggagaaaaaaaaaaaaaaaaaaaaaaaaaaaaaggggtgtatatttaatttttggcCAGTTAGTGCTGCACTGGAGCAACAAGGCTAAGGTAGCTACCACGTTATGGACGTTTATAACCACTGAACACTCGGTCAGGACATGTCCACTATAACAATACTGTGTGTGCAAAATTGTGattgatgtctctctctctctctctctctcacacacacacacacacacacacacacacacacacacacacacacacacacacacggagctgAGCGTGAAACGAACACAATGCCGCCTATTTCAGGTTAAAACAGGAGGGAAAGCAGGTCATATGTTCTCCACTCCTCTGATTCGCCGAGCCAGCTGGATGTCTTTGGGGTACAGAGTCACACGCTTAGCATGAATCGCACACAGGTTAGCATCGGAGAAGAGACGGACGAGGAACGCCTCTGCagcctgagacacacacacacacacacacacacacacacacacacacacagaggagttATTCTGATGTAATGTGTGATCTTACACCAGTTCTAGATATAGACTACTGCACAtcttatatacaaatatataaatataaacacagccAGTGACCGCATACACACAATAACACCATGTTCACAAGGCAATctatgaactgtgtgtgtgtgtgtgtgtgtgtgtgtgtgtgtgtgtgtgtgtgtgtgtgtgtgggtgtgtacagCACCTCCTGTAGGGCCAAGAGAGCATAGGCCTGCCACCTCAGATTCTCCCTGCTGAATATCTGACACACCTCCCtcacctacagagagagagagagagagagagagagagagagagagagagataaacagagagagagagagagagagagagagagagagataaacagagagagagagagagagagagagagagagagagagagataaacagagagagagagagagagagagagagataaacagagggagagagattttataattatatcttggtgtatacagtggggtccaaaagttcacattgaaaatctggattattatttttttatttatcactgcaaataaacagaagattttagaatttttaaaaatgtaaaacaaagaaagtaaatgttaatatcttgaatatttaatgctgaagattctgcactatttctagctccctatttaaatgtaagtaaatgtgTGATAGTGATCATGTTAACTGCTTCGTACAAAAGGTCCGATtctcctcatgtctaatctctaatctaatctaatctgtctaatctcttctactgaagcgtGTGGATCTGATCTAAAATGGAGGATGAGGTTTTGCAGAGACGTGTGGAGTCCATGGCGGCTCGAGTCTAAAGCAGAAGGGGAACCGAATACAAAGAAACTCTTCaagtaaatatttcagagaCTCGACTTTTCACTCGAGTTGCTGTCAGGaatgaaaattgtattaaattagtaaAAGAATCCAAAACAGAAGCCTTTGGAGACACTGCAGGAAGAGTTCATCAACCAAATCAccatcaggtgtgtgtgtgtgtgtgtgtgtgtgtgtgtgtaccaggcGTGAAAACGGTCCTTTACGCAGCAGCAGGTTTGTAGACTTCTGATACTTTCGGATCTCCATGAGAGCTCTCATGCCGGGGCGAAACCTTCGCTTCTTCCTCGGCGACGCCTctgcagagtaacacacacacaccttgtatcagcaccacacacacacgcacgcacacgcacgcacacacacgcacgcacacacacgcacgcacacacacacacgcacacacacgcacacgcacgcacacgcacgcacacgcacgcacacgcacgcacacgcactcCTACCTGAGGGTCCACTGTCTCTGCGTGTGCGTAGTGGAGTCCTGCGCTTCGGAGTCACCTGCTTCCGTCTGTGTGTGGACGTGTCACGCCGCATCACGCTTACACTCCACACGGCACGAAGGACACACTGATACTggagctaacacacacacacacacacactaaagtccTCTGTGCCACACTAAAGCATCTCTAACAGCATGTAATAACATCTTCTACATCTTACAGTGCACTTACTAATCCCCTAAATACCCCCTCCCTCTTAGGCATAGGGTTTTAGGGTGTAGAGTTTAAGGTTGTAGGGTTTAAGAGCGTAGGGCTTATGGGTGTAGGGTTTAAGAGCGTAGGGTTTAAGAGCGTAGGGCTTATGGGTGTAGGGTTTAAGAGCGTAGGGTTTAAGAGCGTAGGGCTTATGGGTGTAGGGTTTAAGAGCGTAGGGTTTAAGGGCGTAGGGTTTATGGGTGTAGGGTTTAAGGGGCATAGTGTTTAAGGTTGTAGGGTTTAAGGGGCGTAGGGTTTAAGGGCGTAGGGCTTATGGGCGTAGGGTTTATGGGTGTAGGGTTTAAGGGGCATAGTGTTTAAGGGAGTAGGGCTTATGGGCGTAGGGTTTATGGGGCGTAGGGTTTatgggtgtagggtttagggggcATAGTGTttaagggtgtagggtttaTGGGGAGTAGGGTTTAAGAGCGTAGGGTTTAAGGGGCGTAGGGTTTAAGGGGCGTAGGGTTTAAGGGCGTAGGGCTTATGGGTGTAGGGTTTAAGGTTGTAGGGTTTAAGGTTGTAGGGTTTAAGGGGCGTAGGGTTTAAGGGGCGTAGGGGCCAGTATGTACATAGTGCACTCAATTCCGGTGCAGTTGTTGTTGTCTAATGCACTGTAGCGTGACTTGTGGACACTTAAACCCTAAACAGCTCGCTACTGAAGATCTAGTGCACTAGCTAGGGTACAACACTACTTTTTCATACACTATGTAATGAAGTAGGAGCCCTAAATGACCTCCTATtatacactacatagtgcactatgtagagTATAAGAGCCATGTCGTACCCTGTGTAGGGTCTCTGTACAGCCATCACTCAGTGGTGgatatacatacagtcaggtccagaagtatttggacaatgatgaagtttttgtgattttgcctttatacaccaccacaatggatttgaaataaaacaatcaagatgccATCAAAGTGTCGActttcaggtttattttaagaggttccacaaaaatatagcatttaccatttaggaattacagccattttcagcaaagtacctccattttcaggggctcaaaggtatttggacaaagtgactgacaagaagttaattgaccaggagcggtccattccctcatcactacaagacaaatgaagcagataaaaggtctggagttgatatcaggtattgagttggcatttggcagctgttcgacgggagctaccaatatgaagtccaaggagatctcaatgcaagtgaaggaggccatcattaggctgaaaaacaacatgaatctgtaagagagatagcaaaatccttaggtgtggccaaatcaacagttgggtacattcttaaaaagaaagaaagcactggtgagctcaacatcgaaaggcctggaagaccacggaaggcaactaaagtggatgatcgcagaatcctttccttggtgaagaaaaaccccttcacaacatcaacagaagtcaagaatactctggagaaggttggcgtatcattgtcaaaatctacaatcaagagacgccttcatgaatgtaaatacagagggtttacaacaaggtgcaaaccactggtaacattcaagaacaggaaagccagaaaacatatttaaaaaaaaaaaaaaaaaaaaaaaaaaaaaaaaaaaaaaaaaaaagcctcccatgttctggaataagattctttggactgatgaaaccaagattaacttgtaccagaatgatgggaagagaaaagtatggcgaaagaaaggaacagctcatgatccaaagtataccacatcatgtgtcaaatatggtggaggcagtgtcatggcatgggcatgtatggctgccaatggaacaggctcactggtgtttattgatgatgtgaatgctgacagaagtagcaaggtgaattctgaggtgtatagggctatactctctgctcacattcagccaaatgctacaaaactgataggatgctgcttcacagtgcaggtggataatgaccctaaacatactgcgaaagcaactcaagactttttgaaggcaaagaaatggaatattcttcaatggccaagtcagtcgcctgatctcaacccaatagagctgcttttcacttactgaagacaagactgaaggcagaaagacccacaaacaagcagcaactgaagatagctgcagtgaaggcctggcaaagcatctccagggaggaaactcagaatttgagttttgagaacatgggctccagacttcaggcagtcactgactgcaaaggattttcatccaagtattaaaattatggttatatttacaattatgtcactttgtccaaatacctttgagcccctgaaaatggaggtactttgttgaaaatggctgtaattcctaaatggtaaatgccttATTTTTATggaaccttttaaaataaagctgaaagtctacacttccatcacatcttgattgttttatttcagatccattgtggtggtgtataaaggcaaaatcacaaaaactatgtcattgtccaaatacttccggacctgactgtatatagtgcactatgtagtttAGAAGCACAGCTTAGGGATTATATGTTATGTATTAAACATGCATCCTGTgcgtaataaacacacaaaatggaaTTAATACttaaacaatatataaaatgtgaaacatCAGGCCAGATGTGTTTAAGACACAAACTCTGCATACAGATGTGCCACGTCACGTACAAATACACTTAGGaagacttttaaaaataactcaatatattaataataaaataaaagaaaacactaTGAGTTAATATAGTTATTTAGCATTATccaaaatgaataattcattatttacagatattacatcattatttatatttatataaatatttataaccgTTTTATctcgttattattatttcacatcaGTTACTCCAGCTATTCAGTCTAAATAACGCTACAGTAACTCGAAATAACGACATGATCTCTTAAAATAACGCTGTATTAAGTGGAAATAACGACATGATCTCTTAAAATAACGCTGTATTAAGTGGAAATAACGACATGCATGTGTAAGAACTGCTTTTTATCGCTGCTTTTCTCGGGTTTGTTTACATGCAGCGCCTTTTTCCTGAATAACGCTAACTTCCTGCAGCACTGTGCACTTCTACTGTACAAACCCCACTGCACTCATGTGCAcattaatcaataaaataaataataaacccaGTTTTCACCTGTAAATGATGAATTTGCTCGGATTTCCCCCGGATTCAGTCTGTTTTTATCCTCAGCGCCTCCAGGAATTTAAACAATGCCGCTACACCACCGGAACTCTCAACCCACCAATCAGAGAAGAGATTTTCCAGTGACGTCAGTTAACAGACCGTTACTACGGAGAGCGCACGGGGACAAAATAGACcgttcttatttttttcaaacgTTTGAAGGGTTTTAAATCACGTGACCCGCCTTGTGCTGATATTCTCTAAGTTTGTCCACtttcctcatttatttatttatttttaacgcCATTAACTGCAAAGTTATGCATTAAGGAGGCTGTGTTAGTGCTGAGAATATGAGAATGTCAAACTTCAGTGGATTTAGAGCCTCAGTATTACTCTGCGAATCAACAGGACACATTTCctgctgaaaacaaaacaaaacaaaacaaaaaaacaatagaaaccattaGAGAAATTTTAATGGTTTCCatgggatgtttttttgtttttcgcaccattctgtgtaaactctcgcgactgttgtgtgtgaaaatcccaggagatcttcagtttctgaaaaactcaaaccagccgtCTGACACCAAAAGCCATGccaagtcacagagatcagactttttcttcattctgatgtttcttgtgaacattacctgaagctcttgacctgtgtgtgcatgattttattcattgtgctgctgccacatgattggctgattagataattgcataggtgtacaggtgttcctaataaagtggatggtgagtgaaTACTGAGATAATGTGACACGAACTGATGGAGAAATGACACACCTACTCACACATCTTTTCATGTCATGCTTCAATGCATAGATTTTAATTCCTTCTCcataaacagatacaaaaagagagcaaaaaagCAGCATGTAGTGGAGCTTCACTGGCTGTCCATCATCTGAACAGATTCCTCCACGACGTCCAGGGTGAGAGGCGTGATCGTCTTCGTCAGCACCGGTGTTGTTCCTTGCTTGTACGTATACTTGCCTTCCCTGGAGCAGAGAAAGTGAAACACAGAGAAGGATTTATCTCACACATCCTCAGTCCTGTCGTTTATGTCTTCAGCTGAGTGGATATCAGACAGAAGAGGAATCACGTTGTGGATGATGTGAtaaaccacagtgtgtgtgtgtgtgtgtgtgtgtgttacagtaatatactgagtgacagggtggtgcGATGAAGTGGAGATACTGTCACCACCCCAAagttaatgattttaatttaccagcaagtgttttattccttttatacaacagcaattaccaacaataacatttttttattaattaaaaaacaacacattatacCTTTTTTCATCATATCTGTTTAtctttacatttaatgctgtaaaAAAGTGAGTTCCTGATCTCGCTtaggttatagcagctttaTTCTCTCTCCTGACGTTAATAAGCGAAATatacgcagcttgtcatgttactgagaaacggcaaagaagcataaactcctctgtcctgaagatgttggaaaacttaacgttacagctttacctctgactgttactgtCACATAACTCCCCCTTCCGTGTCTGTTGTTTTGATTTGATCACGATCCGTGTGTGTTTTATCGTAATTCTAGTCATGTCTCCGCCCCTGTCTTTTCATTGGTTTATGGCCCTAGTGTGTCCCTGTTTTCAGTTACCTTCTGattcatttatctatttaaaCCCATCTGTTTCGTTGTCTCATTGTGAAGTCTTATCATGCTACGTGTCTGCTAACTTCGAGCCTTTATACGGGGATTCCTTGTTCCCATGTTTCCCACCTTGTCTTTCCTAGTTCTGTGTTTGCCTTGTTCCACATTTCCCGGTTTTCTGATCTTTGACTATGTGATTTATGATTATAGATTTGAACTACGCGCTGAAATGTGACTATGATTTTTGGATGTTTCCCAATAAAATCTCACATCTGATCTCACGCGATTGCGTCCTGCCTCTTCACCACCACACCGCATGCtacagttacaaagcactgacactggagactccttccataaatgttaaataaacgtttttaatccgtttacgTTGAGCGTCTGCCACACACGTCCCTGTGagcgagctgttactatagaaacgataacgtattagaaggagtgcattaatataaacctgtgatttcagagctgctcttatagaaaattaattaacacctgaccaatcagattagagaatttaGCAGTGCTAAAGGGATTAAGGTCTTACTTCTGTCCCTTCTCGACAGGCTGGTCATAGCCCCGCAGATAATCTACTCCTTTCTCCGTGATCACACACAGATCAATGTTGCTACCAGAGCCCAGGTCACAGAAGATCCCAGCGGCGATGGCGTCACGCACCAGCTGCTTCCCCTCCTCCAGCTGAGCAAGAgcgacggagagagagagaaagagagaaagagaactgTGTATACATGACCATACAGGAAGTGGTCTATAAGACTCCtccacaaataaaaacaagtcaTATGTAATAATCTATTTTACCTCCATGTTGGGTTTGTATCGGTCTTCAAACACAGAGATGGCTGCAGCTGCTCCAGAACCTGCAAAATATTCATCATTTTATCAAGAAAGGTTTTCCCTCAGACACACTTTATACCAACATACAGTGTAAAGTCATTATTTTAGACCCATTTTAATGACCATGCTCGCTGACACTGCTCTGTGCACTCAGCTCAGCCGTCCTCACACTCTCTATTACACACTGTTTAACATCATAAAGgggttttatcaggttacttctACTGTAGGAAGGTGttgtagttcctcctcttgatagTTGCACAGaacacagtttgcagtctgctttgatCATTAACTGTGAATTAGAGCTGAAATCAACACCAGCATTATCAAGTCCAAGACCACGACTAGCCAAGATCAAGTCAAGACCGAGTCTTAAAGCGGTCGAGGCCAAGGCAAGATcgagtccaaatgaaagtgagAGTCAAGATCGAGACGGGAAAGCACCGCAACCTTTTTAAGACTTTACTTCAACTGTTTGGCTTCATTCGTTttctgttttctagaagaaatAATTACTTCTTCAAACTTTGTTCATgcgaaaacaaaacaaactt
Proteins encoded:
- the LOC117597931 gene encoding histone H3-like centromeric protein A is translated as MRRDTSTHRRKQVTPKRRTPLRTRRDSGPSEASPRKKRRFRPGMRALMEIRKYQKSTNLLLRKGPFSRLVREVCQIFSRENLRWQAYALLALQEAAEAFLVRLFSDANLCAIHAKRVTLYPKDIQLARRIRGVENI